One genomic region from Terriglobales bacterium encodes:
- a CDS encoding pyridoxal-dependent decarboxylase has protein sequence MEPTFHMSPQQFREEAKRLIDWIADYHQQIEKYPVKAQVAPGEVRASLPASAPPRPEPFDAVMRDVEQKILPGITHWQSPNFYAYFPGNSSGPSVLGELLSAAFGIQGMLWVTGPACTELEAHVLDWLVEMLGLPQQYISSSSGGGVIQDSASSSSLCAILAA, from the coding sequence TTGGAACCCACCTTCCACATGTCACCGCAGCAATTTAGAGAAGAAGCCAAGAGGCTTATAGATTGGATTGCGGATTATCATCAGCAGATCGAAAAGTATCCGGTGAAGGCGCAGGTTGCGCCGGGTGAGGTGCGTGCGTCGCTGCCAGCTTCGGCGCCGCCGCGTCCTGAGCCGTTCGACGCCGTCATGCGCGACGTAGAACAGAAAATCCTTCCCGGCATCACCCACTGGCAGTCGCCGAACTTTTACGCCTATTTTCCCGGAAACTCCAGCGGGCCTTCGGTGCTGGGTGAGTTGCTTTCGGCGGCGTTTGGCATCCAGGGAATGCTTTGGGTTACCGGGCCTGCCTGCACGGAACTCGAAGCCCACGTCCTCGATTGGCTGGTGGAGATGCTGGGCCTGCCGCAGCAGTACATTTCTTCCAGCAGCGGCGGTGGCGTGATTCAGGATTCGGCCTCGAGCTCATCTTTGTGCGCGATCCTGGCGGCGC